The following proteins are co-located in the Vigna angularis cultivar LongXiaoDou No.4 chromosome 2, ASM1680809v1, whole genome shotgun sequence genome:
- the LOC108327893 gene encoding receptor-like protein kinase FERONIA produces MDTSCTRTALRTIFFLLLWCCLSFISMADVIYRPTDLFSISCGSSTNFSTPDTRNWTSDNHFLSPTNLSVAAPSLTPSTIAGPYTHARLSHSPFTYSFPLTPGPKFIRLFFYSTSYQNFPRSLASFSVQAGPYTLLQHFNASLNADVDDDPSHPDILFKEYCINLQDGDKLNITFLPSTTDSYAFINGIEIVSMPPYLYYTDPDDSTEQPQFVGIMTPYVVENKFALETMYRLKAGEHTISSSEDTGMFRTWDADGKYLDTQSEESIEFKSTTNLSFTKKIPNYTAPDQVFRSVRNMGRDASINMRNNITWQLTVDSGFTYLLRLYFCELNPRVHEAGFLRFFIFIHDQLATDWADVFMWTKQWGVPVVKEYVVIISENPKKVNLSLKMHPHPKSIIQDAQINAIEIFKISNYRGSLAGPNQDPPLQTAVVSRQGSNNKNGASKKTLAAVTGTVFGVLFLSFIVAFFFVKRKKNISVESKKEENSRRDGSSPLPTNLCRHFSISEIIAATNNFDELFVVGVGGFGNVYKGYIDDSTPVAIKRLKPGSQQGLNEFMNEIEMLSQLRHLHLVSLIGYCYESNEMILVYDFMDRGALRDHLYDTDNPLLSWKQRLQICIGAARGLHYLHTGAKQMIIHRDVKSTNILLDEKWVAKVSDFGLSRIGPTGSSMTHVSTQVKGSVGYLDPEYYKRQRLTEKSDLYSYGVVLLEVLCGRQPLLRTVEKQQVSLVDWAKHRYEKGSLSEIVDPALKGQIAPLCLRKFSEVAMSCLLENGTQRPSMNDVVGVLEFVLQLQLQEDSAHGDVVWESGRDYEGSTTEEMFSSSHSNSNVLNTTSFGNKESDRLINENVFSELKDPKGR; encoded by the coding sequence ATGGACACAAGTTGCACAAGAACAGCTTTAAGAaccatcttcttcctcctcctgtgGTGCTGCCTCTCTTTCATTTCCATGGCAGACGTTATTTATCGTCCCACTGACCTCTTTAGCATCAGCTGTGGCTCATCCACCAACTTCTCCACTCCCGACACTCGGAATTGGACTTCAGACAATCACTTTCTCTCTCCAACCAACCTCTCAGTCGCTGCTCCTTCACTCACACCATCTACCATAGCGGGTCCCTACACCCATGCTCGTCTCTCTCACTCTCCATTCACTTACTCATTCCCTCTCACACCAGGCCCCAAGTTCATTCGTCTCTTCTTCTACTCTACTTCATACCAAAACTTCCCTCGCTCCCTAGCCTCTTTCTCAGTCCAAGCAGGCCCCTACACCCTCCTTCAACATTTCAATGCTTCACTCAACGCCGATGTTGATGATGATCCTAGCCACCCTGACATCTTGTTCAAAGAGTATTGTATCAACCTCCAAGATGGTGACAAGCTCAACATAACCTTCCTTCCTAGCACCACAGATTCCTACGCTTTCATCAACGGGATCGAGATTGTTTCGATGCCCCCTTATCTCTACTACACCGATCCTGACGACTCCACAGAGCAGCCGCAATTTGTTGGCATCATGACCCCATATGTCGTTGAGAACAAGTTTGCTCTTGAGACCATGTACAGGTTAAAAGCTGGTGAACATACAATCTCCTCCTCTGAGGACACGGGAATGTTCAGGACTTGGGATGCCGATGGCAAGTACCTAGACACTCAAAGTGAAGAATCTATTGAGTTTAAGAGTACAACTAATCTGAGCTTCACTAAGAAGATTCCTAACTACACGGCACCAGACCAAGTATTCCGATCAGTAAGGAATATGGGAAGAGATGCCTCTATCAACATGAGGAACAACATCACTTGGCAACTTACAGTTGATTCCGGCTTCACCTACTTGCTAAGGTTATACTTTTGTGAGCTTAACCCGAGAGTTCACGAGGCTGGTTTCCTGAGATTCTTCATCTTCATACATGATCAGTTGGCTACCGATTGGGCAGACGTTTTCATGTGGACGAAACAGTGGGGTGTGCCCGTGGTTAAAGAGTATGTAGTTATCATCTCAGAGAATCCGAAAAAAGTTAACCTTTCGCTAAAAATGCATCCTCACCCTAAAAGCATTATCCAGGACGCACAAATAAATGCAATTGAAATCTTCAAAATCAGCAATTATAGAGGTAGTCTCGCTGGACCAAATCAGGACCCTCCTCTACAAACCGCAGTGGTATCCCGTCAAGGGTCAAACAATAAAAACGGAGCCTCCAAGAAAACCCTCGCCGCCGTGACAGGGACAGTTTTCGGTgtccttttcctctcttttattGTCGCTTTCTTCTTCGTTAAACGCAAGAAAAACATCTCCGTTGAAAGTAAGAAAGAGGAAAATTCTCGCCGGGATGGGTCATCACCACTACCAACCAACCTCTGTCGTCACTTCTCAATCTCAGAAATCATTGCCGCAACCAATAACTTCGACGAACTCTTCGTCGTTGGAGTGGGAGGCTTTGGCAACGTGTACAAAGGCTACATAGACGATTCAACACCTGTGGCAATCAAAAGGCTCAAACCGGGTTCTCAGCAAGGTCTGAACGAGTTCATGAACGAGATCGAAATGCTCTCTCAACTTCGACATCTCCATCTTGTTTCCCTCATCGGCTACTGCTACGAGAGCAACGAGATGATCCTCGTTTACGATTTCATGGATCGTGGAGCCCTCCGTGATCATCTCTACGACACCGATAACCCTTTGCTTTCATGGAAGCAAAGACTTCAGATATGCATCGGGGCGGCACGAGGACTGCATTATCTGCATACAGGTGCGAAACAGATGATCATTCACCGTGACGTGAAGAGCACAAACATCTTGTTGGATGAAAAATGGGTGGCGAAAGTTTCAGACTTCGGATTGTCTCGAATTGGGCCCACAGGTTCTTCAATGACCCATGTGAGCACTCAGGTGAAGGGCAGTGTTGGGTATTTAGATCCGGAGTATTACAAACGACAGCGTTTGACGGAGAAGTCGGACTTGTACTCGTACGGAGTGGTGCTCTTAGAGGTATTGTGTGGGAGGCAGCCTTTGCTCCGAACGGTGGAGAAGCAACAGGTGTCCCTCGTGGACTGGGCGAAGCATCGGTATGAGAAGGGATCTCTGAGTGAGATTGTGGATCCAGCACTGAAGGGTCAGATAGCACCTCTCTGTTTGCGCAAATTTAGTGAGGTTGCGATGAGCTGTTTGCTTGAGAATGGGACTCAGCGACCTTCCATGAACGACGTCGTTGGGGTGTTAGAGTTTGTTCTGCAGCTTCAGCTTCAGGAGGACAGTGCTCATGGTGATGTAGTGTGGGAGAGTGGCAGGGACTATGAAGGCAGTACAACTGAGGAGATGTTTAGCAGTTCCCATAGTAATAGCAATGTATTGAACACTACAAGCTTCGGGAATAAGGAATCTGATAGGTTAATCAATGAGAATGTTTTTTCTGAGCTTAAGGATCCAAAGGGACGCTGA